ACAGTGGCGTTCGGAGGCAAAGGCGCGCAGAGGCGTCGGCGAAAACTGGGGAGACGAGGCGGGCCGCCGCCCTGGGGACGACGAGACTTCGGAGCTAGCGCCCGCCGCGCAACTGCCGGATGTCTGGCATCGCGTCGTCGTGGTCGAGCTCTTCGACATTGACGTCCTTGAACGTCACCACGCGTACGTTCTTGACCAGCCTTGCGGAGCGGTACACATCCCATACCCACGCATCGGCCATCGTGACCTCGAAGTAGATGTCCGCCCCCGCCGAGCGCACTTGCAGATCGACCTTGTTCGCCAAGTAGAAGCGACGCTCCGTCTCGACTACGTAGCGGAACAAACCGACCACGTCCCTGTACTCGCGGTACAGGGCCAACTCGGCCTCGGTCTCGTAGTTCTCCAGGTCTTCGCTGCTCACCTCACCATCATGACTGATGACCGGCCCAGAAGCGGCATTGCGACGCTCGCACGACACAAGGATTGACACCCGCTCCCACTTAGTTGTAGTTTTCCTTTAGTTGTAAACAAAGGAGTTCAACCGTGGCGACTTCCTCGGTCCGCACCGACACCAACAGGGCGGCCATCCTCGCTCACATCGGTGCGCATGGCGCGACGTCACGCGCCGATCTAGCTCGCGGACTGGGCCTCTCCCCCGCCCTCATCACTAAGCTCACGCGCGACCTCCTCGGCGACGGACTCCTCACCGAACTCGAGCACAGCCCTTCCCGCGGCGGACGGCCAGCTCA
The Demequina sp. TMPB413 DNA segment above includes these coding regions:
- a CDS encoding DUF2469 domain-containing protein is translated as MSSEDLENYETEAELALYREYRDVVGLFRYVVETERRFYLANKVDLQVRSAGADIYFEVTMADAWVWDVYRSARLVKNVRVVTFKDVNVEELDHDDAMPDIRQLRGGR